From the Cryptomeria japonica chromosome 2, Sugi_1.0, whole genome shotgun sequence genome, one window contains:
- the LOC131065921 gene encoding heavy metal-associated isoprenylated plant protein 39-like: MKKMVLKLCMEDEKRKKRVIKAIAGIQGVDSVAVDTTENMITVEGDADPVCVTDKLRKIGYTELLSFGPAKEEEENEPNEDKPNADNQPNEENPSAEIDIPAPQIYYCYCDYVPNENTNLCSIL, encoded by the exons ATGAAG AAAATGGTGCTGAAATTATGTATGGAGgacgagaaaagaaagaaaagggtaATAAAAGCCATTGCAGGAATACAAG GGGTGGATTCAGTTGCAGTGGACACGACAGAGAATATGATAACTGTAGAGGGGGACGCAGATCCAGTGTGTGTCACAGACAAACTCAGAAAAATTGGGTACACAGAATTATTGAGCTTTGGTCCtgccaaagaagaagaggaaaatgagCCAAATGAAGACAAGCCCAATGCAGATAACCAGCCAAATGAAGAAAATCCATCGGCAGAGATAGATATTCCTGCCCCACAAATTTATTACTGCTATTGCGATTATGTCCCAAACGAAAATACCAACCTCTGTTCTAtactttga
- the LOC131859576 gene encoding heavy metal-associated isoprenylated plant protein 39-like, with protein MESTARKHFHAEMIDSSVKMVLKLRMEDEKRKKKAIKAIARIEGVDSVAVDMTEDKITVEGDADPVCVTDKLRKIGYTELLSFGPAKEKENKPPEETKPPEDTKPPEENPSANIDIPAPHIYYCYSDYIPEEDTNVCTIL; from the exons ATGGAGTCCACAGCACGCAAGCATTTTCATGCTGAAATGATTGATAGCTCAGTG AAAATGGTGCTGAAATTACGTATGGAGgatgagaaaagaaagaaaaaggcaATAAAGGCCATTGCACGAATAGAAG GCGTAGATTCAGTTGCAGTGGACATGACGGAGGACAAGATAACTGTAGAGGGGGATGCAGATCCGGTGTGTGTCACAGACAAACTAAGAAAAATTGGATATACAGAATTATTGAGCTTTGGTCCTGccaaagaaaaggaaaataagcCGCCTGAAGAAACTAAGCCGCCAGAAGACACCAAGCCCCCTGAAGAAAACCCATCAGCAAACATAGATATTCCTGCCCCACACATTTATTACTGCTATTCCGATTATATCCCGGAAGAAGATACCAACGTCTGCACTATTCTTTGA